Proteins found in one Vagococcus carniphilus genomic segment:
- the greA gene encoding transcription elongation factor GreA codes for MMEKVYPMTLEGKEKLEVELEELKTIKRKEIVERIKIARSFGDLSENSEYESAKDEQAFVEGRITTLENMIRFAQIIDNNNVSKDEVSIGRTVKFVELPDGDEEEYTIVGSAEADPFSGKISNDSPIAKALIGKKLNDVVTISTPGGTWT; via the coding sequence ATTATGGAAAAAGTTTATCCGATGACTTTAGAAGGTAAAGAAAAATTAGAAGTAGAATTAGAAGAGTTAAAAACAATTAAACGTAAAGAAATAGTTGAGCGTATAAAAATAGCTCGTAGTTTTGGAGATTTATCAGAGAACTCTGAGTACGAGTCAGCTAAAGATGAGCAAGCTTTTGTTGAAGGTAGAATTACAACATTAGAAAACATGATTCGTTTTGCTCAAATTATTGATAATAATAATGTATCTAAAGATGAAGTATCAATTGGACGTACTGTGAAATTTGTTGAATTACCAGATGGTGATGAAGAAGAGTACACAATTGTTGGGAGTGCAGAAGCAGATCCGTTTTCAGGAAAAATCTCAAATGACTCTCCGATTGCTAAAGCTTTAATTGGAAAAAAATTAAATGATGTTGTAACAATTAGTACCCCAGGTGGGACATGGACGTAA
- the mltG gene encoding endolytic transglycosylase MltG, translating into MTDRDDELKQKDESPESGKEFKEYVLNSLHGDHESDEKMTNENEYRETPRTEEPVRRRNRRQTEDKFNNRKKENNMVKKIVIIISLALIVTVTVAGFSFYSFFKSSLKPLDPSDKKMVQVEVPIGSSSKDIGQILEKSKVIKSGLVFSYFVKTNNLSDFQAGYYQMAPNMTLDEITKNLQSGGTDEPEALADAKITIPEGSSIDQIADLFDKKTDVKKDEFLALMKDEKFFNKMAGKYPELLTSAKQAKDVRFRLEGYLYPATYNYYKDNSLEELVEQMIIKTNQVMTPLYQSIEQKKLSVQEVLTLASLVEKEGVSEEDRKKIAQVFFNRIETDMPLQSDISILYAMEEHKVHLSNKDTQIDSPYNLYINKGTGPGPFNSPSEQSILAVMNPEANDYIYFLADVSTGKVYYAKTYEEHLKLKKEYIDDKK; encoded by the coding sequence TTGACTGATAGAGATGATGAGTTAAAACAAAAAGATGAAAGTCCTGAATCAGGTAAAGAGTTTAAAGAATATGTATTGAATTCCCTACACGGGGATCATGAGAGTGATGAAAAAATGACTAATGAGAATGAATATAGAGAAACACCTAGAACAGAAGAGCCCGTTAGACGTCGTAATAGACGCCAAACAGAAGATAAATTTAATAACCGTAAAAAAGAAAACAATATGGTGAAAAAGATTGTTATCATTATATCTTTAGCCTTAATTGTCACAGTTACAGTAGCGGGATTTTCGTTTTATAGTTTCTTCAAATCAAGCTTGAAACCACTAGATCCATCAGATAAAAAAATGGTGCAAGTAGAAGTACCAATTGGTAGCTCTAGTAAAGACATTGGTCAAATATTAGAAAAAAGCAAAGTTATTAAAAGTGGATTAGTATTTTCATACTTTGTTAAAACGAACAATCTTTCTGATTTTCAGGCTGGTTATTACCAAATGGCACCAAATATGACTCTAGATGAAATCACTAAGAATCTTCAATCTGGTGGAACGGATGAACCAGAAGCTTTAGCTGATGCTAAAATTACAATTCCTGAAGGTTCTTCAATTGATCAAATAGCTGATTTATTTGATAAGAAAACAGATGTGAAAAAAGATGAATTCCTAGCCCTTATGAAAGATGAAAAATTCTTTAACAAAATGGCAGGTAAGTATCCAGAATTATTAACAAGTGCTAAACAAGCAAAAGATGTTCGCTTCCGTTTAGAAGGTTACTTGTATCCAGCTACTTATAATTATTATAAAGATAATTCTTTAGAAGAATTAGTTGAACAAATGATTATCAAAACGAATCAAGTGATGACACCACTTTATCAAAGTATTGAGCAGAAAAAACTTTCTGTCCAAGAAGTTTTAACATTAGCTTCTTTAGTTGAAAAAGAAGGTGTTTCTGAAGAGGATCGTAAAAAAATTGCTCAAGTATTCTTTAATAGAATAGAAACTGATATGCCACTTCAATCAGATATCTCTATTCTTTATGCAATGGAAGAACATAAAGTTCATCTATCTAATAAAGATACTCAAATTGATTCTCCTTATAATCTATATATTAATAAGGGAACAGGCCCAGGACCGTTTAACAGTCCAAGTGAGCAATCAATTTTAGCTGTAATGAATCCAGAAGCAAATGACTATATTTATTTCTTAGCAGATGTTTCAACAGGTAAGGTTTATTACGCTAAAACATATGAAGAACATTTGAAATTAAAAAAAGAGTATATTGATGATAAAAAATAG
- a CDS encoding zinc ribbon domain-containing protein YjdM produces MNSLPSCPNCQSVYTYEDRGLYVCPECGNEWSQNEANEETNEFIVKDSNGNILQDGDSVSVIKDLKVKGASGPIKQGTKVKNIRLVDSDHNIDCKIDGFGPMKLKSEFVKKL; encoded by the coding sequence ATGAACTCATTACCAAGTTGTCCAAACTGTCAGTCAGTTTATACCTATGAAGACCGAGGCTTATACGTTTGTCCCGAATGTGGCAATGAATGGTCTCAAAATGAAGCAAATGAAGAAACAAACGAATTTATCGTTAAAGATTCGAATGGGAATATTCTTCAAGACGGCGATAGTGTTTCAGTGATTAAAGACTTGAAAGTCAAAGGCGCTAGCGGTCCAATTAAACAGGGTACAAAAGTTAAAAATATTCGTTTAGTTGACAGCGACCACAATATTGATTGTAAAATTGATGGTTTTGGCCCTATGAAATTAAAATCAGAATTTGTAAAAAAACTGTAA
- a CDS encoding homocysteine S-methyltransferase family protein, with protein sequence MKELLASLNNDFLLVDGAMGTMFYQKGLPMDIQPELFNLTHPEIVAAIHQEYVDAGADIVTTNTFQANGRHFKHEKLSQIIRQAIQLAKSANPRFVAFDMGPIGEMMEPVGKLTFEEAYRLFKEQAVLAEKFGCDLIIIETMSDLLEIKAAILAVKENTELPIFATMTFQQNGRTFIGVDALTAVLTLQGLGVEAVGVNCSCTPKELLPTVKTITDYAKIPVIVQANAGLPKIERDKSVYTIKVADYVESVIEMVEMGVRVVGGCCGTTPKFIKAIRQSLAEAQPIIKKSKRVTAVSSSQKTIILNNRLTLISRGISPVGKLNLENAIRNEHYSYVLKEALREVDAGGEILDINVSLVDIDESEVMAKTVSFLQKSIVEPLQLDSIEASVLEAGARQYAGRPLFNSVNGTKESMKDIFPIVKKYGGVVIGMTFDEDGIPETAEGRVLIAKKIIQQASEYGIDKEDILIDPLVLPVSTQPSQVQVVIDTLKLLKTELNVLTVAGISNISYGLPNRSLLDRTFLTSCVIAGLDAPIINPLSESLMETVSTIKLFSNQDKNAQQYVKRHQGSKISNNRLKEERILLKELIVQGREEESVIEVNNLLRKGVPPLLIIKDELIPAMDDAGALFEKEQIFLPQLMQATEAFKKVQDVIKAYMVEQGEIRESRGKVILASVKGDHHDLGKNIVKILIENYGYQVIDLGEDVSTEKIIETAQKEDIKIVGLSALMSASVKNMKQTILDIKKAKIECQFIVGGAVMNEENRKFVGADYYAKDAMDWLKIVEGLNF encoded by the coding sequence ATGAAAGAATTGTTAGCAAGTTTAAATAACGATTTCTTATTAGTTGATGGAGCAATGGGAACCATGTTTTATCAAAAAGGACTGCCGATGGATATACAACCAGAACTGTTTAATTTAACTCATCCAGAAATTGTTGCAGCGATTCATCAAGAATACGTTGATGCTGGAGCTGATATTGTGACAACTAATACTTTTCAAGCAAATGGCCGACATTTTAAGCATGAAAAATTATCTCAAATCATTCGACAAGCTATTCAGTTAGCTAAATCAGCTAACCCTCGTTTTGTTGCTTTTGATATGGGACCGATTGGTGAGATGATGGAGCCAGTTGGTAAATTAACATTTGAGGAAGCCTATCGTTTATTTAAAGAACAAGCCGTTTTAGCTGAGAAATTTGGATGTGATTTAATCATTATTGAAACAATGTCCGATTTGTTGGAGATAAAGGCAGCTATTTTAGCAGTTAAAGAAAATACAGAGTTACCAATCTTTGCAACAATGACTTTTCAACAAAATGGGCGTACTTTTATTGGAGTAGATGCTTTGACAGCTGTATTAACACTTCAAGGGTTAGGAGTAGAGGCAGTTGGAGTTAATTGTTCGTGTACTCCTAAAGAACTTTTACCAACAGTTAAAACAATTACTGACTATGCAAAAATTCCAGTAATTGTTCAAGCAAATGCTGGACTTCCTAAAATAGAAAGAGATAAAAGTGTTTATACGATTAAAGTAGCTGATTATGTTGAATCGGTAATTGAGATGGTTGAAATGGGCGTTCGAGTTGTAGGCGGGTGTTGTGGGACAACACCGAAATTCATTAAAGCAATCCGTCAATCTTTAGCTGAAGCTCAACCTATTATTAAAAAATCAAAACGAGTTACAGCTGTATCGTCTTCCCAGAAAACAATCATTTTAAATAATCGATTAACGTTAATTAGTCGAGGAATTAGCCCTGTAGGAAAGCTTAATTTAGAGAATGCTATCAGAAATGAACATTATTCGTATGTTTTGAAAGAAGCTTTAAGAGAAGTTGATGCAGGGGGAGAAATTTTAGATATTAATGTTAGTTTAGTCGATATAGATGAGTCAGAAGTAATGGCTAAAACCGTATCTTTCTTGCAGAAATCTATAGTTGAACCTTTACAACTAGATAGTATTGAAGCATCTGTTTTAGAGGCAGGAGCAAGACAATATGCAGGTCGACCACTCTTTAATTCTGTTAATGGAACTAAAGAATCAATGAAAGATATCTTTCCTATTGTAAAAAAATATGGAGGTGTGGTAATAGGGATGACTTTTGATGAAGATGGAATCCCTGAAACAGCTGAAGGTAGGGTATTGATAGCTAAAAAAATAATTCAACAGGCTTCTGAGTATGGCATTGATAAGGAAGATATATTGATTGATCCTCTTGTTTTGCCAGTTTCTACCCAACCTAGTCAAGTTCAAGTAGTGATTGATACACTGAAATTATTAAAAACTGAGTTAAATGTATTAACAGTTGCCGGCATTAGTAATATTTCTTATGGATTACCGAATCGATCCCTATTAGATAGAACATTTTTAACTAGTTGTGTGATAGCTGGTTTGGATGCACCAATCATTAATCCGCTATCAGAGTCACTGATGGAAACAGTTAGTACGATTAAATTATTTTCTAATCAAGATAAAAATGCTCAGCAATATGTTAAGCGTCATCAAGGAAGTAAGATAAGTAATAACAGATTAAAGGAAGAACGTATACTCTTAAAAGAATTAATTGTTCAAGGAAGAGAAGAAGAGTCTGTAATTGAAGTAAATAACTTGTTAAGAAAAGGTGTGCCTCCTTTACTTATTATTAAAGATGAATTAATTCCAGCAATGGATGATGCTGGAGCTCTTTTTGAAAAAGAACAAATATTTTTACCCCAGTTAATGCAAGCTACTGAAGCTTTTAAAAAAGTACAAGATGTCATAAAAGCATATATGGTTGAGCAAGGTGAAATTAGAGAAAGTAGGGGGAAGGTAATACTTGCTAGTGTTAAAGGAGATCATCATGATCTTGGGAAAAATATTGTGAAAATACTGATTGAAAACTATGGATATCAAGTAATTGATTTAGGAGAAGATGTTTCAACGGAAAAAATAATTGAGACCGCTCAAAAGGAAGACATTAAAATAGTCGGTTTATCTGCTTTGATGAGCGCAAGTGTCAAAAATATGAAACAGACAATTTTGGATATAAAAAAAGCGAAAATTGAGTGTCAGTTTATTGTAGGCGGCGCAGTGATGAATGAAGAAAACCGAAAATTTGTAGGAGCGGATTATTACGCTAAGGATGCAATGGATTGGTTAAAAATAGTTGAAGGGTTAAATTTTTAG
- a CDS encoding GNAT family N-acetyltransferase, with translation MIISIEKANFTLVTEVWNEGFSDYIVPINMSEDALNYRISSLGLSKSYSAVFEKEQQYAGIILIGIQVIQHVKTMWIGGMSVAPDFRRQQIAKELMNYAKELAKKENCDEIRLEVIATNTKAKKLYESLDFTELNELAVGEILTIPEPTNKDLTFEKIDKKEILDIESNLVPWQNRLMFTNNSYNISQDGTSIGFITYNEIPDAISIQQLQLKDPSTTEYIFDIIGTLQKDYNKKIKLSNFDMSSTEYQQLASLSLQLPLTQYQMVLRMKNNK, from the coding sequence ATGATTATTTCAATCGAAAAAGCAAATTTTACATTAGTAACAGAAGTTTGGAATGAAGGTTTTAGTGATTACATCGTCCCAATCAATATGAGTGAAGACGCATTAAATTATCGAATTTCTTCACTAGGACTTTCAAAATCCTACTCAGCTGTTTTTGAAAAAGAACAACAATATGCTGGCATTATTTTAATTGGTATCCAAGTAATTCAACATGTTAAAACAATGTGGATTGGTGGTATGTCAGTTGCGCCAGATTTTAGACGACAACAAATCGCCAAAGAGTTGATGAATTATGCAAAAGAACTAGCAAAGAAAGAAAATTGCGATGAAATTAGACTTGAAGTAATTGCTACAAATACAAAAGCAAAAAAACTATATGAATCCTTAGACTTTACTGAATTAAATGAATTAGCTGTTGGTGAAATATTGACTATTCCTGAACCAACTAATAAAGACTTAACTTTTGAAAAGATAGATAAGAAAGAAATCCTAGACATAGAAAGTAATCTAGTTCCTTGGCAAAACAGATTAATGTTCACAAATAATAGCTACAATATTAGTCAAGATGGAACATCTATCGGGTTTATTACTTATAATGAAATACCTGATGCGATTTCAATTCAACAATTACAATTGAAAGATCCATCTACAACGGAATATATTTTTGATATTATTGGAACGCTTCAGAAAGATTACAATAAAAAAATTAAATTAAGTAATTTTGATATGTCTTCTACTGAGTATCAACAATTAGCTTCTTTATCACTTCAATTACCTTTAACACAATATCAAATGGTTTTGAGAATGAAAAATAATAAATAA
- a CDS encoding adenine phosphoribosyltransferase codes for MNLKDYIASIPDYPKEGVIFRDISPLMGDGAAYQEATRQIVAYAKERGAEMVVGPEARGFIIGCPVAYELGIGFAPARKKGKLPRETIEVDYGLEYGSATLTLHKDAIKPGQKVIICDDLLATGGTIAATIELVEQLGGEVVGCAFLVELNELNGREKIEGYDILTLMEF; via the coding sequence ATGAATTTGAAAGATTACATTGCTAGCATCCCAGATTACCCTAAAGAAGGAGTTATCTTTAGAGATATCTCACCTTTAATGGGAGATGGAGCAGCTTACCAAGAAGCAACTAGACAAATCGTTGCGTATGCTAAAGAAAGAGGAGCAGAAATGGTTGTAGGACCTGAAGCTCGTGGCTTTATTATTGGATGTCCAGTAGCTTATGAGTTAGGAATTGGCTTTGCACCAGCTCGTAAAAAAGGTAAATTACCTCGTGAAACAATTGAAGTGGATTACGGTTTAGAATACGGTAGTGCGACTTTAACTCTTCATAAAGATGCTATTAAACCAGGTCAAAAAGTTATCATCTGTGATGACCTTTTAGCAACAGGTGGAACAATTGCGGCTACAATCGAACTAGTTGAACAATTAGGTGGAGAAGTTGTAGGTTGTGCCTTCTTAGTAGAATTAAACGAATTAAATGGCCGTGAAAAAATTGAAGGTTATGATATTCTAACATTAATGGAATTTTAA
- the recJ gene encoding single-stranded-DNA-specific exonuclease RecJ: MKESQYNWNIKDVTEESSVLIPTLEQLNINSELAPLLWRRGIQDTEKITAFFKPTVADFYDPFLLHDMEKSILRIQEAVEKGEKILIYGDYDADGITSTTVMKEAIELIGGYVVYYLPNRFSDGYGPNKEVYQRMIEEEGIQLIVTVDNGVSGHDAIEYAMNQNVDVIVTDHHELPETLPNAFSIVHPRHPEGSYPFNDLAGVGVAFKVACALLGEIPMESLDLVAIGTIADLVSLTDENRSLVKIGLEIMKQNERIGLQALADVAKIDLTAVTEETIGFTIGPRLNAIGRLGDAGPGVELLSTFDDVEAGNLATFIQQKNTERQTIVKQITTEALEMADKLSDEPILFLMSKDWHQGVLGIVASRIVQETNKPTIVLFNDEETGLLKGSGRSIEGIDLFQTLSVVKDDLTSFGGHHMAAGLTFEISKLDKIKEMLSEFMKTQGYDISIKEELQIDSQLELEKVTVEFIETLRLLAPFGTDNPAPHFLFQVNKAINLKQIGVDNSHLKCQLTNGNGSLDCIAFNRGADLFEFEYADQLKLVGQLSVNEWNGFRKPQLMLQDYLIDDLQLFDARGKKGEEIKPLTDKVAYLIFDKKNPHLGQKANSFLIDSKWQNKLEAINTFEEAVIVDCPYDMEIAKGIFSSLKVPRIYFLVRVNQEHYLTGLPTREQFGRLFKLIAKQESIDVRYKLDDISKFLKIEKNLLIFMIRVFFDLGFVTIDDGLMTKVQNPTNKPLQESETYQSYQNKIEMEKLFLYSDIKEIKHWILQQEEPK, translated from the coding sequence TTGAAAGAATCACAATATAATTGGAACATAAAAGATGTAACGGAAGAATCCAGTGTTTTAATTCCAACACTGGAACAATTAAACATTAACTCTGAATTGGCTCCCTTATTATGGAGAAGAGGTATTCAAGATACTGAAAAAATAACTGCTTTTTTTAAGCCAACAGTTGCAGATTTTTATGATCCTTTTTTACTTCATGACATGGAAAAAAGTATTTTAAGAATTCAAGAGGCAGTTGAAAAAGGAGAAAAAATCCTTATTTATGGTGATTATGATGCTGATGGTATTACAAGTACTACAGTCATGAAAGAAGCCATTGAATTAATTGGTGGTTACGTTGTTTACTATTTGCCAAATCGTTTTTCAGATGGATATGGTCCCAATAAAGAGGTCTATCAAAGAATGATTGAAGAAGAAGGTATTCAGTTAATTGTGACAGTTGATAATGGTGTTAGTGGTCATGATGCTATCGAATATGCGATGAACCAAAACGTGGATGTCATTGTAACAGATCACCATGAACTTCCTGAAACATTACCGAATGCTTTTTCAATTGTGCATCCTAGACATCCTGAGGGAAGTTATCCTTTTAATGATTTAGCGGGGGTAGGAGTTGCTTTTAAAGTGGCCTGTGCTCTTTTAGGAGAGATTCCAATGGAGAGTTTAGATTTAGTCGCAATTGGAACGATTGCCGATTTGGTCTCTTTAACGGATGAAAATAGAAGCCTTGTTAAAATTGGTTTGGAAATAATGAAACAAAATGAACGAATTGGCTTACAAGCTTTAGCAGATGTCGCCAAAATTGACTTAACAGCCGTTACAGAAGAAACTATCGGCTTTACAATAGGTCCTAGATTAAATGCAATTGGACGTTTAGGAGACGCAGGTCCTGGTGTAGAGTTACTTTCAACTTTTGATGATGTTGAGGCTGGAAATTTAGCTACTTTTATCCAACAAAAAAATACTGAAAGACAAACTATCGTTAAACAAATTACAACAGAAGCTCTTGAAATGGCTGATAAGTTATCAGATGAACCTATTTTATTTTTAATGTCTAAAGACTGGCATCAAGGTGTTTTAGGAATCGTAGCTAGCAGAATTGTCCAAGAGACAAATAAACCAACGATTGTTTTATTTAATGATGAAGAAACTGGACTTTTAAAGGGTTCAGGTAGAAGTATTGAAGGCATTGATTTGTTTCAAACATTGAGTGTTGTAAAAGATGATTTGACTAGCTTTGGTGGTCATCATATGGCAGCAGGTCTAACTTTTGAAATATCTAAATTAGATAAAATTAAAGAAATGCTGTCAGAGTTTATGAAAACTCAAGGATATGATATCTCAATTAAGGAAGAGCTTCAGATTGATAGTCAGTTAGAGTTGGAAAAAGTGACAGTCGAATTTATTGAAACCTTAAGACTTCTTGCGCCATTTGGAACAGATAATCCGGCACCGCACTTTTTATTTCAAGTAAATAAGGCAATCAATCTCAAGCAAATTGGTGTAGATAACTCACATTTAAAATGTCAATTAACTAATGGAAATGGCAGTTTAGATTGTATTGCATTCAATCGTGGGGCTGATTTATTTGAATTTGAATATGCAGATCAACTTAAATTAGTTGGTCAGTTATCAGTAAATGAATGGAATGGCTTTAGAAAACCACAATTGATGTTGCAAGACTATTTGATTGATGATTTACAATTGTTTGATGCTAGAGGAAAAAAAGGCGAAGAGATTAAACCGTTAACTGATAAGGTTGCTTATCTTATTTTTGATAAAAAAAATCCTCATTTAGGACAAAAAGCTAATTCATTTTTAATCGATTCTAAGTGGCAAAATAAACTTGAAGCTATTAATACATTTGAAGAAGCCGTCATTGTAGATTGTCCTTATGATATGGAAATTGCTAAAGGGATATTTAGTTCTTTAAAAGTACCAAGAATTTATTTTTTAGTTCGGGTTAATCAAGAACATTATTTAACAGGTCTTCCAACAAGAGAACAATTTGGCCGTCTTTTTAAATTAATTGCCAAACAAGAATCAATAGATGTACGTTATAAGCTGGATGATATTTCAAAATTTTTAAAAATTGAAAAAAATCTATTAATTTTTATGATAAGAGTGTTTTTTGACTTAGGATTTGTTACAATAGATGATGGTCTGATGACTAAAGTCCAAAATCCAACCAATAAACCGTTACAAGAGAGTGAAACCTATCAATCTTATCAGAATAAAATTGAGATGGAAAAATTATTTTTATACAGTGATATTAAAGAAATCAAGCATTGGATTTTGCAACAGGAGGAACCCAAATGA
- a CDS encoding polysaccharide deacetylase family protein, translating into MKKKWIWVLFSLLLIEVALAAFIFINPFGQTKSKKDEPKQTQEISSTVVEKTSTSTSEEKENEWIKSDTEISFPILMYHSLAESEGNSLKVPPTEFKEHLKWLKENDYYTLTPEETYTVLTENKKPAEKIVWITLDDGYLNNYTDGFPIFKELKMNGTINYITSKIENSSYFNLNQMKEMSQNEFISIESHTVSHLDLNTLEDDHIRRELKDSKEWLDNNLKQNTSLLCYPAGRYDERVKQIAEETGYKMAITTEPGYAKKSDGLFALKRVRVSPGYSGEAFGQYLTSSNQ; encoded by the coding sequence ATGAAGAAAAAATGGATATGGGTTCTCTTTTCATTACTATTGATTGAAGTCGCATTAGCAGCTTTTATTTTTATTAATCCTTTTGGACAAACAAAATCAAAGAAAGATGAACCAAAACAGACTCAAGAAATATCTAGTACAGTTGTAGAAAAAACAAGTACATCAACTAGTGAAGAAAAGGAAAACGAATGGATAAAAAGTGATACTGAAATTTCCTTTCCTATTCTTATGTATCACAGTTTAGCTGAAAGTGAAGGTAATTCTCTTAAAGTTCCTCCTACTGAGTTTAAAGAGCATTTAAAGTGGTTAAAAGAAAATGACTACTACACACTGACTCCTGAAGAAACCTATACTGTTTTAACTGAAAACAAGAAACCAGCTGAAAAAATTGTTTGGATAACATTAGATGATGGTTACTTAAATAACTATACTGATGGTTTCCCTATTTTCAAAGAACTTAAAATGAATGGAACAATTAATTACATTACTTCAAAAATTGAAAATTCTAGTTATTTTAACTTAAATCAAATGAAAGAAATGAGTCAAAATGAATTTATCTCTATTGAAAGTCATACTGTTTCACATTTAGATTTAAACACTTTAGAAGATGATCACATTAGACGTGAGTTGAAAGACTCTAAAGAATGGTTAGATAATAACTTAAAACAAAACACATCACTTCTGTGCTACCCAGCAGGAAGATACGATGAAAGAGTGAAGCAAATCGCAGAAGAAACGGGTTATAAAATGGCCATCACAACAGAACCTGGATATGCTAAAAAATCAGATGGTTTATTTGCTTTAAAACGCGTCAGGGTATCACCAGGCTACTCTGGAGAAGCATTTGGACAATATTTAACTAGTTCCAATCAATAA
- a CDS encoding lysozyme family protein — MLKKRNKLKKFFFILLLLIVIVFMIIGFKINKQVKNVLVWEPEVRKAAKHYDIEEYTDVILAIIYTESKGNHVDLMQSSESKYGSRNQIFTSEESIDSGVEHLSEVIEEANKNNCDIWTAVQAYNFGSRYINYVAENGKKNTLELAETYSRDTLAPLLGNEEKTTYFYKHPLALIYNGGKLYKNGGNFFYAESVKWNLKSVKFFSSN; from the coding sequence ATGTTGAAAAAACGAAATAAACTAAAAAAGTTTTTCTTTATCTTATTGTTACTGATTGTCATTGTTTTCATGATAATTGGTTTTAAGATAAATAAACAAGTAAAAAATGTATTAGTTTGGGAACCTGAAGTTAGAAAAGCTGCAAAGCATTATGATATTGAAGAATATACCGATGTGATTCTAGCGATTATCTATACGGAAAGTAAAGGAAATCACGTTGATTTAATGCAGAGTAGTGAAAGCAAGTATGGCTCTAGAAATCAAATTTTTACGAGTGAAGAAAGCATTGATTCCGGCGTTGAGCATTTGTCAGAAGTTATTGAAGAAGCTAATAAAAATAATTGCGATATTTGGACAGCTGTTCAAGCGTATAATTTTGGTTCTAGGTATATTAATTATGTAGCTGAAAATGGCAAAAAAAATACACTAGAACTGGCTGAAACTTATTCAAGAGACACATTAGCTCCGTTGTTAGGTAATGAGGAGAAGACGACTTATTTTTATAAGCATCCATTAGCGTTAATTTATAATGGTGGCAAGCTCTATAAAAATGGTGGTAATTTCTTTTATGCTGAGAGTGTTAAATGGAATTTGAAATCTGTCAAATTCTTTTCATCAAATTAA